From Paenibacillus sp. GP183, one genomic window encodes:
- a CDS encoding glutamate synthase subunit beta — MFQRGKAIVIGGGIAGKLTARVLSEFFQEVVILESDKELKGPMSRKGAPQGKHLHALLHAGEYGLESLYPGITNKMLSSGAIKIDSTKDLAWFHHGVWKLRYGGEYTSILQTRPHLEWHIEQCTKEIPNVSFRYNQIVANYLINKEGHQIYGVEVKDSDSKIEAISADLIIDASGVSSFSSRWLGQNGYIIPEEKVHIGLTYVSKLYNLPENKRRDWYIKLIYPNPSQEKIGGTISRIEGNSYICTLIGYQNEIQETEIAAENGFLKLSQKLPALDIYNELKEGVALSEESIYKVPHIAWKRLDKVKNLPNGLLLIGDAVCRIDPVFGQGMSIAVLQVLALQKQFQMGKDTSLPKIITSSQKKFAQIIYPVWNMVISEDYRFPDMKGQKPLGLSIKQWFVKKIYLLSSHDQRVYSSFIKVMNLVQPATILFHPSVILKVIKQAIFKKGN; from the coding sequence ATGTTTCAAAGGGGAAAAGCAATTGTCATAGGTGGAGGAATTGCAGGGAAATTAACAGCACGTGTGCTTTCTGAATTCTTCCAAGAGGTAGTCATATTAGAAAGTGATAAAGAACTAAAGGGCCCAATGTCTAGAAAAGGAGCACCCCAAGGTAAACACTTGCATGCACTTCTTCATGCAGGTGAATACGGGCTTGAGTCACTATACCCAGGTATTACAAATAAGATGCTCTCTAGTGGTGCTATAAAAATAGACTCCACAAAAGATTTAGCATGGTTTCACCATGGGGTTTGGAAGCTTCGGTACGGTGGCGAATATACATCGATTCTTCAAACTCGCCCACATTTGGAGTGGCATATCGAACAATGTACAAAGGAAATTCCAAATGTTTCATTTCGCTATAATCAAATCGTGGCAAATTATTTAATTAACAAAGAAGGGCATCAAATTTATGGAGTGGAAGTAAAAGATTCCGATTCCAAAATAGAAGCTATATCAGCAGATCTCATAATAGATGCAAGTGGGGTAAGTAGTTTTTCTTCAAGGTGGTTAGGACAAAACGGATATATCATCCCAGAGGAAAAAGTTCATATTGGTTTAACATATGTTAGCAAGCTTTATAATCTACCTGAAAATAAAAGACGAGATTGGTATATTAAATTAATATATCCGAATCCTTCACAAGAAAAAATTGGTGGAACAATATCAAGAATTGAAGGAAATAGTTATATCTGTACGCTGATTGGCTACCAGAACGAAATTCAGGAAACGGAAATAGCAGCAGAAAATGGATTCTTAAAATTGTCCCAAAAGTTACCTGCACTAGACATATATAATGAACTTAAGGAAGGAGTTGCTTTATCTGAGGAATCAATCTATAAAGTACCACATATTGCATGGAAACGTTTAGATAAGGTGAAAAATCTACCCAACGGATTATTATTAATAGGTGATGCGGTGTGTCGAATTGATCCTGTATTTGGTCAAGGGATGAGCATTGCCGTATTACAGGTATTAGCTCTACAAAAACAATTTCAAATGGGAAAAGATACCTCCTTACCGAAAATAATTACATCTTCTCAAAAAAAATTTGCGCAAATTATTTACCCAGTATGGAACATGGTTATTTCAGAAGACTATCGCTTTCCTGATATGAAAGGTCAAAAACCACTAGGGCTTTCCATCAAGCAATGGTTTGTAAAAAAAATATATCTATTATCCTCCCATGATCAACGAGTTTACAGCTCTTTTATTAAGGTCATGAATTTAGTTCAACCTGCTACTATACTATTCCATCCCTCTGTCATATTAAAAGTAATAAAACAGGCAATTTTTAAAAAAGGGAACTGA
- a CDS encoding class I SAM-dependent methyltransferase — protein sequence MGNRDEDIRNQQREQWTAASEGWINKREEVSSPTRPITEHIVKLSRVRPGAQVLDLACGVGDPAFTIADIVGLDGSVLGLDIAEAMVKGALSWAKEHDVSNANFRTIKNELELGVSNECFDLITCRHGLMFMPNPQLALQAMASATKKEGRITISSWGLPQNSPAFTLPGQVIGKYVNLPTPDPKAPGLFALSTSEIHKKLFKGIGFQDIEVHKFDCPVMIAESPEEMWEIITTVGGPMVKIIKDLQSNISELIRKDFLETLFNMFQSRRVILTAEAIVTTGTKPLVV from the coding sequence ATGGGAAATAGAGACGAGGATATTCGTAATCAACAACGCGAACAATGGACAGCAGCTTCGGAAGGCTGGATAAACAAGAGAGAAGAAGTTAGTAGTCCAACTAGACCTATCACAGAGCATATAGTCAAGTTGTCTAGAGTTAGACCTGGGGCTCAAGTATTAGATTTAGCTTGTGGAGTAGGCGACCCAGCTTTTACTATAGCTGATATCGTTGGACTTGATGGTTCTGTCTTAGGTTTAGATATTGCAGAAGCTATGGTTAAAGGTGCACTTTCCTGGGCAAAGGAACACGATGTTAGTAATGCCAATTTTAGAACGATAAAGAATGAGCTTGAACTTGGTGTCTCTAATGAGTGCTTTGATTTGATTACATGCCGCCACGGACTTATGTTTATGCCCAATCCTCAACTTGCCTTGCAAGCAATGGCTTCAGCGACGAAAAAAGAGGGTCGCATAACAATAAGTTCCTGGGGACTCCCCCAAAACAGTCCTGCGTTTACATTACCTGGTCAAGTTATCGGCAAGTATGTAAATTTGCCTACACCTGACCCCAAGGCGCCTGGACTTTTTGCATTGTCGACTTCTGAGATACATAAGAAATTGTTTAAAGGTATTGGATTTCAAGATATTGAGGTACATAAGTTTGATTGTCCAGTAATGATAGCAGAAAGCCCAGAAGAAATGTGGGAAATTATAACAACCGTAGGCGGACCTATGGTAAAAATTATTAAGGACCTCCAGTCAAATATAAGCGAATTAATTCGGAAAGACTTTTTAGAAACTCTATTTAATATGTTTCAGAGTCGTAGAGTAATTCTCACTGCTGAGGCAATTGTGACAACTGGTACTAAACCCTTAGTGGTATGA
- a CDS encoding phospholipase D-like domain-containing protein: protein MGCGSSSKSGLPQTATQPTSVVKQVGDEYYFTQANQHPEKALIDVINSSKQTLDIAIYSLTHPDIVSAIKEANKRGVAIRIISDKIQSAGKTLLHMSLKHQKNALILPVMELKARLINWRN, encoded by the coding sequence CTGGGCTGTGGTTCTTCTTCTAAGTCTGGTTTACCACAAACTGCTACCCAACCAACTTCAGTTGTAAAGCAAGTTGGAGATGAGTATTACTTTACCCAAGCTAACCAGCATCCGGAGAAAGCTCTTATCGACGTTATCAACTCATCAAAACAAACGCTTGATATTGCGATTTACAGTCTGACTCATCCAGATATCGTGTCCGCTATCAAAGAAGCCAATAAGAGGGGGGTGGCCATTCGTATAATCAGTGATAAGATTCAATCCGCTGGTAAGACGCTTTTACATATGTCATTAAAACACCAGAAGAATGCGCTAATTTTGCCCGTTATGGAACTGAAAGCTCGGCTGATCAACTGGCGCAACTGA
- a CDS encoding transposase, with protein sequence MLEKNRLGAAPRVYFRPEFKKCPHCESKLRRTHTAWEKKIVTTNGIIHAWSMAYACKNLDCTHTGVAYKSAEAEMLSMKHSSYGYDVLALVGELRFKQHRTVKEVADALNERGIPTSERHAQNLYERYQTLLSASLDDHVNKVLAETTEQNGGVILSMDGVQPEKGNETLYVLREVFSGTVLAAQNMKSGTAEELKTLIEPILKLGYPIVGIVSDGQKSIRLAFETLLPDVPYQYCQYHYLKDIAKPIVDADRKLKMELKKSMRGIRDIERKIEQAEIQASETEKTEQPDSEIGIGLV encoded by the coding sequence ATGCTTGAGAAAAATAGATTGGGTGCTGCGCCCAGAGTTTACTTCAGACCTGAGTTTAAAAAATGTCCGCACTGTGAGTCAAAATTGCGGAGAACCCATACAGCATGGGAGAAAAAGATTGTCACAACAAACGGAATCATCCATGCATGGAGTATGGCTTATGCTTGCAAAAATCTAGATTGTACACATACAGGAGTTGCGTATAAATCTGCTGAAGCTGAGATGCTTAGCATGAAGCATTCCTCATATGGATATGATGTGCTTGCTCTCGTTGGAGAACTGCGCTTTAAGCAGCATCGAACAGTTAAAGAAGTTGCTGATGCGTTGAATGAACGAGGTATTCCAACGAGTGAAAGGCATGCTCAAAATTTGTACGAACGCTATCAGACGTTGCTTTCGGCGAGTTTGGATGATCATGTAAACAAAGTGCTTGCAGAGACTACCGAACAAAATGGCGGCGTCATCTTATCGATGGATGGCGTTCAGCCTGAGAAAGGGAATGAAACTCTATATGTCCTACGCGAAGTATTCAGCGGCACGGTACTCGCTGCACAAAACATGAAGAGCGGAACGGCAGAAGAACTGAAGACACTCATTGAACCCATCCTGAAGCTGGGCTATCCAATTGTAGGTATTGTAAGTGACGGGCAAAAATCCATTCGGCTGGCATTTGAGACCTTGTTACCGGATGTGCCTTACCAATACTGTCAGTACCACTATCTGAAGGACATAGCCAAACCCATTGTCGACGCCGATCGCAAGTTAAAAATGGAACTCAAAAAAAGCATGCGCGGGATTCGGGACATCGAACGAAAAATAGAACAGGCTGAGATCCAAGCATCCGAGACGGAGAAAACGGAACAGCCAGATTCGGAAATAGGGATAGGACTAGTCTAG
- a CDS encoding GyrI-like domain-containing protein, whose protein sequence is MNISQIKQITHDNRKLYPQVYAVKPGSVHIQQIPNLQYVSQEMNTSFHMDWTGHPQPLDEQWVVWKIVNQVKRISKGSLDYKFKLMPPEIIWQDSNENNRYSVSHMMQVPDCITVEIFEEAKACVQRNLRNKIPQIKFISANSALCAQKLHVGHYRDTHLTLQEINNFAKEQGYKVKGNRREIYLTPAMADIYPPESWKTIVRVEIEKLN, encoded by the coding sequence TTGAACATTTCACAAATTAAACAAATTACTCATGATAATCGCAAGTTATATCCTCAAGTTTACGCAGTAAAACCTGGATCTGTACACATTCAGCAAATTCCTAATTTGCAATATGTATCACAGGAAATGAATACATCTTTCCATATGGATTGGACAGGACACCCTCAACCTCTAGATGAACAGTGGGTTGTATGGAAAATTGTGAATCAGGTAAAGCGAATTTCGAAGGGGTCATTGGATTACAAGTTTAAACTGATGCCGCCCGAAATCATCTGGCAAGATTCAAATGAGAATAATAGATATTCGGTTAGCCATATGATGCAAGTCCCAGATTGTATAACTGTGGAAATATTTGAAGAAGCGAAAGCTTGTGTGCAAAGGAATTTACGAAACAAAATCCCTCAAATTAAGTTTATAAGTGCAAATTCTGCTTTGTGTGCACAAAAACTCCATGTTGGACATTATCGTGATACGCACCTAACCCTTCAAGAAATAAATAATTTTGCTAAGGAGCAAGGATACAAAGTCAAGGGGAACCGCAGAGAAATTTACCTTACTCCTGCGATGGCGGACATTTATCCACCTGAATCGTGGAAAACGATTGTTAGAGTAGAAATCGAAAAGTTGAACTAA